The genomic window AAGTAtgctgagtacacagtgctaacacacatcggtgcatatgggtaaaaaaaacagaaatgaatatatcgagttaagacgagtaacccatcctaactatTGAGAGTGGCAGCAGTGGGATTGTCATCATCTTTATTGTTTGTGccacatttttgtttatttaaacaatggTTTCCTTTGTATCTGTTCAGTTCCAGGTTGGCTTAACAGCAGAGTGTGTGGTGTCCTTTCTAATCTACTCGTTCTAATACTCCTCGGTTGTTCCACAGTCACACTGGGCTGGTATGTGGTTACCTATTGGGGTCAAGTCAGGTACATCAATCGTTTGGTCTCtgtcttttcttttgtttacatCGTATCCGGGGTGGCCTTAGTTTGTATATTGTCCAACGCGGTCCAGTACTGTCGCCGGGGACCAGTGCTAGATTGGTCGTGGTACTATGTGCTTCACCAGGACTACATACTGAGGCGTTTGAGATGCCTGGCCGGTCGCACGTTCCCCTTACCCAAGAAGGTGTTTTTGATCTTCAGTTTGGTCTGGCTACTTGTAAACTATACCATGCAGGTTGGCAATCTTGTTTCTTATTTGGGGCGATCCAATTCATCAAGAATTATCAACGACTCTGTCACGCCCTTTGGTAATTCATCAGTCCATCTGATGATGTCTGCACCCACGGCGTTTACGATTTTAAAAACGGCCATTGGAATCTCCGTCTCAATCATCATTCTCGCCATCTACACTTGTTTCTGGTATAACATACTTGTCACGCGCACAGCTTTGACAGCCGAGTTAAATCTGGTGATAGTTTTCATCAAACGCAATACGGGGAACTTAGACTTGTGTCGTCGCCGTGTATTTGAGGTCAACCATGATTTCCGTATCCTGCACGTGTTGTTGGCGACTCTGATGCCGTTCATTGTCGCTTCTTCCGTTCTGGGCCTCACAATCCACATCACGTGGAACTACGAAATCTACAGCGAGAAAGACAAAGGCATCGCTATGAGAAACCTCCCAATCAACATGTTCATCCTCAGTTCGAAGTCTTTTGTGCTCATCTTACCCTTACTAGCAGTGGGTGGGATCAACATCGACTTCATCTGGCAGCAGTTTAATTACGCCCTCATGCGACAGCGAAACAGTCTTCATGAGGAGTTTTGGGATCGGCTTTTGGGGTTTACTGCCGAGCTACAAGATGAACGTAAAGCCGGCCATAACTTGATGTTGTTTCTCTCACTGATCAGCTTATATCTTGGTCGCAATTTGCCAGAGCAGCGACTTGACTACACTCTTGATCATTGAATGTATGAAAAGCGGGTAGAGGTCTCTATAACCTGAACCTATCTGACGTCAGACTTTGAGGCACGTTAGTAACACCAGAGTGGCCTCTAAcctaggtcaatccccgtcTGTTTACACCTTTCAACTAACCCTAcaaaagggtgcgttcgattagcttccctaggtctACCCTGTGgtgctaaacgaacgatcactcaccgctctcgtagtgatgCCATGCACCCGGGGCCAGCCTCataagtgacccactccacaagcaggacactggctgacccgggtgagcccctcgGAATGACGTCAGAGCTATTCGAATCAACATTACATACAAGTAAATACTGTACCTCGCAACAATCAATACACAGATggaagcttacgtcactgcatgtTTATCCAATTGAAtcgttggttctgaaaagcaagacCTGTCTTTTTCAATACGGATAAAgataggggaccagtctaaaggccctgtcacaccacggcgtatcgcctgaacgtaaGCCAACGTATTCAAAAACAGGGAGCACTGAAAAGTTGATATACAATATAATTTTCTGTATCATTGTTGAGTCTAGACTATATCTGGTGGGCCTACCTGTTTAAGAAGTGTATATAGCCCTACATTAtaagagaaaataatcaacggtttgtgcttttaacaacagagaaattatgttcaaataataaataactctttattagaaaaaacactaactcaaatactttcaaaatgacattgaaagcacctgttggtccctctgaaagtgcaatttgATTGCAGATCTATCCAGTACActcaaaagtttgttacggatacctgacctgcacccgggtacctgccctgtatggtatcctgacaacatcaatatggaaccacagcagaacctgactatttttcacatgagaagtccgtcgtctgctaggttttctgtattgttttaaatttgatttttcagggtgaaggactaaaatttagccttggtatccaccattttcggattcagttaaatcaggtatg from Asterias amurensis chromosome 17, ASM3211899v1 includes these protein-coding regions:
- the LOC139949967 gene encoding uncharacterized protein; translation: MSNTNMDQEPAEHNAVSPTWPKFLLAVLTLLGVFKGRPLDACRPCYDCRHKRVDGDKSKVDTSCDEESRSDENRDMENNHEADGSSRPDCAVCSSLLWNADGKIVRDSSKAVPGWLNSRVCGVLSNLLVLILLGCSTVTLGWYVVTYWGQVRYINRLVSVFSFVYIVSGVALVCILSNAVQYCRRGPVLDWSWYYVLHQDYILRRLRCLAGRTFPLPKKVFLIFSLVWLLVNYTMQVGNLVSYLGRSNSSRIINDSVTPFGNSSVHLMMSAPTAFTILKTAIGISVSIIILAIYTCFWYNILVTRTALTAELNLVIVFIKRNTGNLDLCRRRVFEVNHDFRILHVLLATLMPFIVASSVLGLTIHITWNYEIYSEKDKGIAMRNLPINMFILSSKSFVLILPLLAVGGINIDFIWQQFNYALMRQRNSLHEEFWDRLLGFTAELQDERKAGHNLMLFLSLISLYLGRNLPEQRLDYTLDH